A section of the Lepus europaeus isolate LE1 chromosome 19, mLepTim1.pri, whole genome shotgun sequence genome encodes:
- the RPS16 gene encoding small ribosomal subunit protein uS9 isoform X2: MPSKGPLQSVQVFGRKKTATAVAHCKRGNGLIKVNGRPLEMIEPRTLQYKLLEPVLLLGKERFAGVDIRVRVKGGGHVAQIYAIRQSISKALVAYYQKYVDEASKKEIKDILIQYDRTLLVADPRRCESKKFGGPGARARYQKSYR, from the exons ATGCCGTCCAAGGGCCCGCTACAGTCCGTTCAGGTCTTCGGACGGAAG AAGACAGCCACCGCCGTGGCCCACTGCAAACGGGGCAACGGGCTTATCAAGGTGAACGGGAGGCCGCTGGAGATGATCGAGCCGCGCACGCTGCAGTACAAG CTGCTGGAGCCTGTCCTGCTCCTTGGCAAGGAGCGCTTTGCTGGCGTGGACATCCGGGTCCGAGTGAAGGGTGGCGGTCACGTGGCTCAGATTTATG CGATCCGCCAGTCCATCTCCAAAGCCCTGGTGGCCTATTACCAGAAAT ATGTGGATGAGGCGTCCAAGAAGGAGATCAAAGACATCCTCATCCAGTACGACCGCACCCTGCTGGTCGCTGACCCCCGCCGCTGCGAGTCCAAAAAGTTTGGAGGCCCCGGTGCCCGTGCTCGCTACCAGAAATCCTACCGATAA
- the RPS16 gene encoding small ribosomal subunit protein uS9 isoform X1, giving the protein MPSKGPLQSVQVFGRKKTATAVAHCKRGNGLIKVNGRPLEMIEPRTLQYKLLEPVLLLGKERFAGVDIRVRVKGGGHVAQIYGESRNWAPGCEVAPGEALVKRKAVLLCVSSPQRSASPSPKPWWPITRNMWMRRPRRRSKTSSSSTTAPCWSLTPAAASPKSLEAPVPVLATRNPTDKPITPIRGRLHNKQWLWDFKFLRTSLWFSVIVGLWTEFTKQS; this is encoded by the exons ATGCCGTCCAAGGGCCCGCTACAGTCCGTTCAGGTCTTCGGACGGAAG AAGACAGCCACCGCCGTGGCCCACTGCAAACGGGGCAACGGGCTTATCAAGGTGAACGGGAGGCCGCTGGAGATGATCGAGCCGCGCACGCTGCAGTACAAG CTGCTGGAGCCTGTCCTGCTCCTTGGCAAGGAGCGCTTTGCTGGCGTGGACATCCGGGTCCGAGTGAAGGGTGGCGGTCACGTGGCTCAGATTTATGGTGAGTCCCGGAACTGGGCACCTGGGTGCGAGGTGGCCCCGGGAGAAGCCCTGGTAAAACGTAAAGCCGTTTTGTTGTGTGTGTCTTCCCCACAGCGATCCGCCAGTCCATCTCCAAAGCCCTGGTGGCCTATTACCAGAAAT ATGTGGATGAGGCGTCCAAGAAGGAGATCAAAGACATCCTCATCCAGTACGACCGCACCCTGCTGGTCGCTGACCCCCGCCGCTGCGAGTCCAAAAAGTTTGGAGGCCCCGGTGCCCGTGCTCGCTACCAGAAATCCTACCGATAAGCCCATCACCCCGATCAGGGGTCGGCTCCATAATAAACAGTGGTTGTGGGATTTTAAATTTCTAAGAACTTCACTGTGGTTCTCTGTAATTGTGGGTCTGTGGACAGAGTTCACAAAACAGTCCTAG